The Lysinibacillus pakistanensis genome includes a window with the following:
- a CDS encoding ABC transporter substrate-binding protein: protein MKRRGLKLFATAGILLTLALAGCGNKEVEKTEKVSAQPKEEQILTVYSAGPDGLAANIQQAFEEKTGIKVEMFQGTTGKILSRLEAEKNNPVADVVVLASVASMDGLKETSQLQSYQDAKQAEKINSDWSDAEGYYYGYSASALGIAYNTKNTQEVPTDWSDLAKEQWQNKINIPDPSLSGSAVDFLYGYALAEKNAWKTMGLWKNNGLQVNGANKEALDAVITGDKNATIAGVDYMAYKAKADGEPVEIMYPKSGTVVSPRAVGILKDAKHIEAAKEYVDFLLSDEGQKLVTDAYLLPGNKEIPVKNRAALDEVPQLTVNWKGAEADQLEILTKFNDMFR from the coding sequence TTGAAGAGAAGAGGTTTAAAGCTTTTTGCGACTGCTGGTATTCTATTGACATTGGCATTAGCTGGGTGTGGTAACAAAGAAGTAGAGAAAACAGAGAAAGTAAGTGCACAGCCAAAAGAAGAGCAAATATTAACAGTATATTCAGCAGGTCCAGATGGATTAGCAGCAAATATTCAACAAGCATTTGAAGAAAAAACAGGTATAAAAGTAGAGATGTTTCAAGGGACAACAGGTAAAATTTTGTCACGATTAGAGGCAGAAAAAAATAATCCTGTAGCTGATGTTGTTGTACTGGCATCTGTCGCATCTATGGATGGCTTAAAGGAAACGTCACAGCTACAAAGCTATCAAGATGCTAAACAGGCAGAAAAAATCAATTCTGACTGGTCAGATGCTGAGGGCTATTATTATGGATACAGTGCTTCTGCATTAGGTATAGCTTATAACACAAAAAATACGCAAGAAGTACCGACAGATTGGTCAGATTTAGCAAAGGAACAATGGCAAAATAAAATCAATATACCCGATCCAAGCTTGTCAGGCTCTGCTGTAGATTTTCTATATGGCTATGCGCTGGCGGAAAAAAATGCTTGGAAAACGATGGGGCTATGGAAGAACAATGGCTTACAAGTAAATGGTGCGAATAAGGAAGCTTTAGATGCCGTCATAACAGGTGATAAAAATGCTACAATTGCAGGCGTAGATTATATGGCTTATAAGGCAAAAGCAGACGGCGAGCCAGTGGAAATTATGTATCCGAAAAGTGGAACAGTTGTTAGCCCAAGAGCAGTTGGTATTTTAAAGGATGCAAAGCATATTGAGGCTGCAAAAGAATACGTAGATTTTTTACTATCTGATGAGGGACAAAAGCTTGTAACAGATGCTTACTTACTGCCTGGCAACAAAGAAATACCTGTAAAAAATCGTGCTGCATTAGATGAGGTTCCACAGTTAACTGTGAATTGGAAAGGTGCAGAAGCAGACCAGCTTGAGATATTAACGAAATTTAATGATATGTTTCGTTAA
- a CDS encoding MarR family winged helix-turn-helix transcriptional regulator, with protein MKEILREIGMIARALDSISNIEFKELDLTKGQYLYLVRICENPGIIQEKLAEMIKVDRTTAARAIKQLEVHGFVEKKDDEHNKKIKKLFPTDKGKQVFPFIKRENDHSNRVALAGLSESEGEVLFQLLQKVRKNIEIDWEFVKKGNKRNY; from the coding sequence ATGAAAGAAATCCTACGAGAGATTGGAATGATTGCTAGGGCATTAGATTCTATAAGTAATATAGAATTTAAAGAATTAGACCTTACAAAAGGACAATATTTGTACCTTGTTCGAATATGTGAAAACCCGGGAATCATTCAAGAAAAGTTAGCTGAGATGATTAAAGTAGATCGAACAACCGCAGCCCGTGCAATAAAACAGCTGGAGGTTCATGGTTTTGTTGAAAAAAAAGATGATGAACACAACAAAAAAATAAAAAAACTCTTTCCAACAGATAAGGGAAAACAGGTATTTCCATTTATAAAAAGGGAAAATGATCATTCAAATCGTGTCGCATTAGCGGGACTTTCAGAAAGTGAAGGAGAAGTCCTTTTTCAACTTCTCCAAAAAGTTAGAAAAAATATAGAAATTGATTGGGAATTTGTAAAAAAGGGGAACAAGAGAAATTATTAA
- a CDS encoding ABC transporter permease, whose product MIMEGRLTFGFLLTIVVTFAIAPLIAILGYTFLKDGQFDISQINRMLEAERVWRTLGNSMLLGVLVIVGTTIIAFPMALIRTKTSLYRYDWLDIILTIPFMTPPYIGSMGWILFMQHNGFLQQLFPSSAWLTKTFFSLFGMVMIMSLHLFPFLCLMLKNTLLRINGSFLDAALIFGRSPWRNWTKIVLPLVVSSYVLGSLLIFIKTLAEFGTPATFGSRIGFQVFTTEIHTYLSRWPVDISMATSLSLFLLSVCLVIWYIQNLIGRKHTYGVLSGKTPAMREVRDKWYIKLGSWMFVGVVLLLSIGIPYFSIVVTSLQKVRGNGLQAGNFSFASYQEMFTGGSAGLSAFLNSVMFSVITAVVTAIIGLCIALYIKKGETKKQQVLDFFSLMPTIVPGIVFVVGLIMFWNAPWLPATIYNTKTMVVVTYCILFLPYSVQYTKSSLSQIDSSIFQSAAIFGRSKWDVYRQIIIPLLMQGILAGMMMTFIISMRELVAGLLILPPSVETGATFIYSQFEQGNVGVGMAVAVITVVMTVIFMFLLGWLQKRGGHENA is encoded by the coding sequence ATGATTATGGAAGGCAGACTCACTTTTGGTTTTTTACTGACAATAGTTGTCACATTTGCTATTGCTCCATTAATAGCTATTTTAGGTTACACCTTTTTGAAGGATGGGCAATTTGACATCTCACAAATCAATCGAATGCTGGAAGCTGAAAGAGTGTGGAGGACGCTTGGGAACTCCATGCTATTAGGGGTACTTGTAATAGTTGGAACAACCATTATTGCATTTCCAATGGCACTTATCAGAACGAAAACAAGTTTATATCGTTATGATTGGCTTGATATTATTTTAACCATTCCATTTATGACTCCTCCGTATATTGGTTCAATGGGATGGATTTTGTTTATGCAGCATAATGGCTTTCTTCAACAGCTATTTCCAAGCTCAGCCTGGTTAACGAAAACCTTCTTTTCTTTATTCGGTATGGTGATGATTATGAGCTTACATCTCTTTCCTTTTTTGTGTTTAATGTTGAAAAATACGCTCCTTCGTATTAATGGTTCCTTTTTAGATGCAGCACTCATTTTTGGACGAAGCCCCTGGAGAAATTGGACGAAAATCGTTTTACCTTTAGTGGTATCAAGCTATGTCTTAGGAAGTCTGCTAATTTTTATAAAAACACTTGCGGAATTTGGAACACCTGCCACTTTTGGAAGTCGAATTGGATTTCAAGTATTTACAACAGAAATTCATACTTACTTATCAAGATGGCCAGTAGACATTAGCATGGCGACATCCCTGTCTTTATTTTTACTCTCGGTTTGTCTTGTCATCTGGTATATTCAAAATCTTATTGGACGCAAACATACATATGGCGTTCTATCTGGTAAAACACCAGCAATGCGTGAGGTTAGGGATAAATGGTATATCAAATTAGGCTCATGGATGTTTGTGGGAGTTGTTCTTTTATTGTCAATCGGTATTCCTTACTTTTCCATTGTCGTAACATCTTTGCAAAAAGTAAGAGGAAATGGTTTGCAAGCAGGAAATTTTAGCTTTGCATCCTATCAAGAGATGTTTACAGGGGGAAGCGCTGGATTATCGGCATTTTTAAATAGTGTGATGTTTTCTGTTATAACGGCTGTTGTGACGGCTATTATTGGATTGTGTATCGCACTATATATTAAAAAGGGTGAAACGAAAAAGCAGCAAGTATTAGATTTCTTTAGTTTAATGCCTACTATTGTACCTGGAATTGTCTTTGTAGTTGGGTTAATCATGTTTTGGAATGCGCCATGGTTACCGGCAACTATATATAACACAAAGACAATGGTTGTTGTCACGTATTGTATTCTTTTCTTACCGTATTCTGTGCAATACACAAAATCCTCATTATCCCAAATAGATTCGTCAATCTTTCAATCAGCAGCTATTTTTGGACGAAGTAAATGGGATGTTTATCGACAGATTATAATTCCTTTATTAATGCAAGGAATTCTCGCTGGTATGATGATGACATTTATTATTTCCATGCGTGAGCTTGTAGCTGGATTATTAATTTTGCCTCCATCAGTGGAGACTGGGGCAACATTTATTTACAGTCAGTTCGAGCAAGGAAATGTTGGGGTGGGAATGGCTGTTGCAGTTATTACTGTGGTCATGACCGTTATTTTCATGTTTCTACTCGGGTGGCTGCAAAAGCGGGGAGGGCATGAGAATGCTTAA
- a CDS encoding GNAT family N-acetyltransferase, whose product MTIKINKCNQQNLQLLQEISIETFNDTFKDQNSAANMKAYLERAFSLKQLEKELSSISSNFFFIYYNEEPAGYLKININDAQSEKMGDESLEIERIYIRNKFQGKGLGKYLINKAIELAIEQNKKMIWLGVWERNDNAIGFYKKLGFVQTGAHSFYMGDEEQIDIIMSKTLK is encoded by the coding sequence ATGACTATAAAAATAAATAAGTGCAATCAACAAAATCTACAATTACTTCAAGAAATAAGTATTGAAACGTTCAATGATACATTTAAAGATCAGAATTCAGCCGCAAATATGAAGGCTTATTTGGAAAGAGCCTTTAGCCTTAAACAATTGGAAAAAGAATTGTCTTCGATTTCTTCGAATTTCTTTTTCATCTATTATAATGAAGAGCCTGCTGGATATTTAAAGATAAATATAAATGATGCCCAATCCGAAAAAATGGGTGATGAGTCACTTGAAATTGAAAGGATTTATATTAGAAATAAATTTCAAGGTAAAGGGCTTGGAAAATATCTAATCAATAAAGCGATAGAACTGGCTATTGAACAAAACAAAAAGATGATTTGGCTAGGAGTTTGGGAAAGGAATGATAATGCCATTGGTTTTTATAAAAAGTTGGGTTTTGTCCAAACTGGCGCACATTCTTTTTATATGGGGGATGAGGAGCAGATTGATATTATCATGTCCAAAACACTGAAATAG
- a CDS encoding NtaA/DmoA family FMN-dependent monooxygenase (This protein belongs to a clade of FMN-dependent monooxygenases, within a broader family of flavin-dependent oxidoreductases, the luciferase-like monooxygenase (LMM) family, some of whose members use coenzyme F420 rather than FMN.), which produces MMTKRHLVIGMHLAVHGEQGKTGTLIDEHIAFAKRAEAAKLDFIFKADYLIAHPELIAKMKGTVGLDPSFLLAMVARETKQIGLVTTISTSFIPPYLIARQLQSLNWISEGRVGWNLVTSIDGAYNFSNDLMPSSEERYAKAAECKEVVEQLWHSNPYEALEADGDFEKIKELVKPIDYEGAFFQIKGPLNIPMHPAGDIPLFQAGASESGRQFAASVSNAIFAATPVMEVGIELRKDLRKRAVEVGRSADDIRLLPGLYFFIGDTYEEALEMHRQAHAYLTLDRRHSALESVIGINIRHLTLQDYVTAEMLPPEDQKVRSKTHAQLVRRYIIENKPTVAELLARPEVIGSAHLVAIGTPQDIVEQIVTFYEKGALDGFIAVPGGPAKSLDLFFSDVIPALVKQGLFRAEYEGNTLRSHLGLDTSS; this is translated from the coding sequence ATGATGACTAAAAGACATCTTGTAATTGGCATGCACCTAGCTGTACATGGTGAGCAAGGTAAGACAGGTACTTTAATTGATGAACATATAGCATTTGCCAAGCGAGCAGAGGCGGCAAAATTAGATTTTATTTTTAAGGCTGATTACTTAATAGCCCATCCAGAGTTAATTGCCAAAATGAAAGGGACTGTAGGGTTAGATCCTAGCTTTTTATTGGCAATGGTGGCAAGAGAAACGAAACAAATTGGTTTAGTAACAACCATATCAACATCTTTCATACCACCTTATTTGATTGCACGTCAATTACAATCCTTGAATTGGATAAGTGAGGGGCGTGTAGGGTGGAATCTTGTCACATCCATTGATGGGGCGTATAATTTCAGCAATGATTTGATGCCTTCCTCAGAGGAGCGATATGCAAAGGCAGCGGAATGTAAGGAAGTTGTAGAACAGCTGTGGCACAGTAATCCTTATGAAGCATTAGAAGCTGATGGTGATTTTGAGAAAATTAAGGAGCTTGTAAAGCCAATCGATTATGAGGGAGCGTTTTTCCAGATTAAAGGACCATTAAATATACCGATGCATCCAGCAGGAGATATTCCGTTATTCCAAGCTGGTGCATCTGAGTCAGGACGTCAATTTGCTGCATCAGTATCAAATGCAATATTTGCTGCTACGCCAGTAATGGAAGTGGGTATTGAACTGCGTAAAGATTTACGCAAGCGTGCTGTTGAGGTAGGACGTTCAGCAGATGACATTCGATTATTGCCAGGGCTCTATTTCTTTATTGGTGATACATATGAAGAGGCACTAGAAATGCACCGTCAAGCGCACGCTTATTTAACACTTGACCGTCGTCATAGTGCTTTAGAATCTGTTATTGGTATAAATATTCGTCATTTAACGTTACAGGATTATGTAACAGCAGAGATGCTACCGCCAGAGGATCAAAAGGTACGTAGTAAAACACATGCTCAGCTTGTACGCCGTTATATTATTGAAAATAAACCGACAGTAGCCGAATTATTAGCACGTCCAGAGGTAATTGGTTCAGCACATCTTGTAGCAATTGGTACACCGCAGGATATTGTAGAGCAAATTGTCACATTTTATGAGAAAGGAGCATTAGATGGTTTTATTGCTGTGCCAGGTGGTCCTGCAAAATCTTTAGATTTATTCTTTAGCGATGTTATACCAGCGCTGGTGAAGCAGGGGTTATTCCGAGCTGAGTATGAAGGAAATACTTTGCGCTCTCACTTAGGTTTAGATACTAGCTCCTAA
- a CDS encoding LysR family transcriptional regulator: MNNLKLQAFCLLVELKKLAPVAQVLGITAPTVSFHIRSIEEEYGIHLFRTNAGGYRLTEAGEGLYHYARQIVQLQKDMNRFVDNLLAGHIGSIRLGASGLPAHIFMPELIHQISTAYPEIRISLEVKTAPDIEKMVALQELDFGLIMETKQENAALVYETIGEDSLVLALSPCHELAAKKDITKSDVLKNKILLHTSSSSTNHFIEKWMDPIHPSIHTIELDSVSTIKKMLTFGKTIAFLSVALIEDELRSGLLMKRDLEDDTLNRKIQLIHPKSRLDSKIDSFVKSSIYDLAKQLKI, translated from the coding sequence ATGAATAATCTAAAATTACAGGCATTTTGCCTACTCGTAGAATTAAAAAAATTAGCCCCCGTTGCCCAAGTGCTTGGCATTACTGCGCCAACAGTTTCCTTTCATATCCGCTCGATTGAGGAGGAATACGGGATTCATTTATTTCGCACAAATGCAGGGGGATATCGTTTAACAGAAGCTGGCGAAGGACTCTATCATTATGCCCGCCAAATTGTTCAGCTTCAGAAGGATATGAATCGCTTTGTCGATAATCTTTTGGCAGGTCATATCGGCTCCATTCGTCTTGGTGCTAGCGGACTACCTGCCCATATTTTTATGCCAGAACTTATTCATCAGATTTCGACAGCTTATCCAGAAATTCGAATATCACTTGAAGTAAAAACAGCCCCAGACATTGAAAAAATGGTAGCTCTTCAAGAGTTAGACTTTGGTTTGATAATGGAAACAAAGCAGGAAAACGCGGCACTTGTTTATGAAACAATTGGAGAAGATTCACTTGTTTTAGCATTAAGCCCTTGTCACGAACTTGCAGCAAAAAAGGACATCACCAAATCGGATGTCCTCAAAAATAAAATATTGTTGCACACTTCCTCTAGTTCAACGAATCATTTTATCGAAAAATGGATGGACCCAATCCACCCATCCATTCATACAATCGAGTTGGATTCTGTTAGCACCATAAAGAAAATGCTTACTTTCGGAAAAACAATTGCGTTTCTGTCAGTTGCACTCATTGAGGATGAATTAAGATCAGGTCTATTAATGAAGAGAGATTTAGAAGATGATACACTAAATCGGAAAATTCAACTAATTCATCCTAAATCTCGCTTAGATAGCAAAATAGATTCATTTGTCAAATCGTCCATTTACGATTTAGCCAAACAGTTAAAAATATAG
- a CDS encoding YczE/YyaS/YitT family protein: MKYIFYVVGILLLTLGISLTIQSDLGTSPFDALLVGLSKSVGLTVGSWEVIIALIIVGCNSLLQKQRPEVLGLLTALITGIGIDMWLLLLHNFVTPELWYSKIVYFSIGLVVISLGTATYLQTNFAPIPVDRLTFIIQKLTRTNIFLARTFIYLVFLIMAMILHGPIGIGTLLTVCFGGLLLNYFMPVTKKAFEHIFSYASTLPNDPND; encoded by the coding sequence ATGAAATATATCTTTTATGTAGTAGGAATATTACTATTAACCTTGGGTATTTCTTTGACAATACAATCAGATTTAGGGACCTCACCTTTTGATGCCCTATTAGTAGGGCTGTCCAAAAGTGTAGGACTTACGGTGGGTAGCTGGGAGGTAATAATCGCTTTAATAATAGTAGGTTGTAATTCACTTTTACAAAAACAAAGGCCAGAAGTTTTGGGGTTGCTAACAGCATTGATCACGGGTATAGGAATTGATATGTGGCTGCTCTTATTGCACAATTTTGTAACACCCGAGTTATGGTACAGCAAAATTGTCTATTTTAGTATCGGCTTAGTAGTTATCAGTTTGGGAACGGCAACTTATTTGCAAACAAATTTTGCTCCAATCCCCGTAGACCGATTAACATTCATCATCCAAAAATTAACTAGAACCAATATATTTTTGGCAAGGACATTTATTTACCTTGTATTCTTAATAATGGCAATGATTTTACATGGACCAATCGGCATTGGAACTTTATTAACCGTTTGTTTTGGAGGACTATTACTAAATTATTTTATGCCAGTTACTAAGAAAGCTTTCGAACACATTTTTAGTTACGCTAGTACATTACCAAATGATCCTAATGATTAG
- a CDS encoding ABC transporter ATP-binding protein: MKISLTNIEKKFGHAQVLWPINLELESKFITILGQSGCGKTTLLKILAGLEQPTGGEIRFDETMIYSSNLHQNIKPNKRNIAMVFQDFALWPHMTIFQNIAFGLKGIVPKEGIPQRVQYVMNLVKMKGYEKRKPGELSGGQQQRVALARALATNPKLILFDEPLSALDAVLREQMQAEIMQIIDELDCQAIFVTHDQTEAMTMSDQIIVMEAGRIAQIGTPEEIYLAPATPYVADFIGKVNWFEKGNYIVRPEGVSRIQRPGTIAKFATIIKSTFVGDRYLVQAEVEGKQWSFYEAQPIEHGIKLEVFIDKKQIYQLEGSH, encoded by the coding sequence ATGAAAATCTCACTAACAAATATCGAGAAGAAATTTGGACATGCTCAGGTGCTATGGCCAATTAATCTGGAATTAGAAAGTAAATTTATTACGATTCTAGGACAATCAGGCTGCGGGAAGACTACATTATTAAAAATATTAGCCGGACTTGAACAACCAACAGGTGGAGAAATTCGATTTGATGAAACGATGATTTATTCATCTAATCTTCATCAAAATATCAAACCAAATAAACGTAATATTGCAATGGTTTTTCAAGATTTTGCGCTCTGGCCCCATATGACAATTTTTCAAAATATTGCGTTTGGCTTGAAGGGAATTGTTCCAAAGGAAGGTATTCCTCAACGAGTGCAGTATGTGATGAACTTAGTGAAAATGAAGGGGTATGAGAAACGTAAACCTGGGGAGCTTTCAGGAGGGCAGCAGCAACGGGTAGCACTTGCGAGAGCGCTTGCGACAAATCCCAAGCTTATTTTATTTGATGAGCCCTTATCAGCCCTTGATGCAGTACTTAGAGAACAGATGCAGGCTGAAATTATGCAAATTATTGATGAACTAGATTGTCAGGCAATTTTTGTCACTCATGACCAAACAGAGGCGATGACAATGTCTGATCAAATTATTGTGATGGAGGCAGGCAGAATCGCACAAATAGGAACACCTGAGGAAATATATCTTGCGCCAGCAACTCCATATGTGGCTGATTTTATTGGTAAAGTGAATTGGTTTGAAAAAGGTAACTATATTGTGCGACCTGAGGGGGTTTCCAGAATACAACGCCCAGGAACAATTGCAAAGTTTGCAACAATCATAAAAAGCACCTTTGTTGGGGATCGTTATTTAGTGCAGGCAGAGGTAGAAGGTAAGCAATGGAGCTTTTATGAGGCACAGCCCATAGAGCATGGTATAAAACTTGAAGTGTTTATTGACAAAAAACAAATATATCAATTGGAGGGTTCACATTGA